CTTCCCCCGTTCCGCGGCGGCGATGACCGGACGGATCGAGGAGATCCCGGACGCCGCGGCGAGGACGATGTCGACGTTCTCCGCGCACACCGCCTCCCGCATCCCCTCTTCCCCGAAAAGGAGGCGCGTCCCCCGCGGGAACTCCTTCCGCAGATCCGCCGCGTTCCCCTCGGAGAGGCAGACGATGTCGGGGCGGAAGAGGCGGGCGAGACCGGCCAGCGCCCGGGCGTTCGACCCGGCGCACAGCGCGGTCGCGCGAAACCGCCGCGGGAACCGGGCGATGACGTCCAGCGCATTCCGGCCGACGGAGCCGGTGGCGCCCAGCACCGCGATCCCGAGGCGGGTCACGCGCCCCACCGGGAGAGGTACGACATCGCCGCGAACAGGTGGAGGACGGGACCGGCGGCGAGGACTCCGTCCGCCCGGTCGAGGATCCCGCCGTGCCCGGGGAAGATCGTCCCGCTGTCCTTCACGCCGGCGGCGCGCTTGAGCAGCGACTCGAACAGGTCCCCCCCCTGCCCGAAGATCCCCACCGCCCCGCCCGCGGCCGCCGCGTACCACGCCGGGACCTCCGGCAAAAAACCGTGCGCGTAGAGGGCGGCGCCCGCCACGCTTCCGAGGAGCCCCCCGACCGCGCCTTCGACGGTCTTGTTCGGCGAGATCGCCGGGGCGAGCTTCGTCCGGCCGACCGCTTTCCCCGTGAAGTAGGCCAGGGTGTCCCCGATCGAGACCGCGACGACCCCCATCAGCACCCAATGCTCGCCGTGGGGGAGGAGGAGCGTGCGCGGGTACATCGCCATCAGGCCCCCGACGTAGACCGCCGCGAGGGAGAGCATCGCCGCGGTGCGGGTTTTTTCTGCGGGAGTCGCGTTTCCCGGCAGGGCGTGGAAGACCGAAAGCAGGACATACGCAAGGAGTGCCGGCACGCCGAGGAAGCCCGGCAGCAGCGCCACGGCGAGGAACACGAGGACGGCGAGCAGGACCCCGCTCGCCCGGTCCCGCACGCCGCCGAAAAACATCCGGAGCCACTCGTTGGCGCACAGCGCGACGGAGACGCCGCAGAAGAGCAGGAAAGGCCATCCCCATCGGCGCCCCACGGAGAGCAGGATGGAGGCGACCAGGAGGGGGATGAGGACGGCGGCGGTGGCGATCCGTTTCCCGAGCATCGCTACTTCCCCGGGGTCTTCGCGGCCTGCTCGCCGGTCAGCCCGAAGCGCCGGTGGCGGCGGGAGTACTCGTCGAGCGCCTGGAGGAACTCCACCTTGCCGAAATCGGGCCACAGCACGTCCATGAAGGCGAACTCGGCGTAGGCGGATTGCCAGAGAAGGAAGTTGCTGATGCGGAGCTCCCCGCTGGTGCGGATGACGAGGTCCGGATCGGGGATGCCCGCGGTGTCGAGGCGGGAGGAGAACATCTCCTCCGTGATCTCCCCCGGGACGATCTTTCCCTCCGCCGCCTCGGCGGCAAGGCGGCGCGCCGCGCGGACGATCTCGTTGCGCCCCGCGTACGAAAGTCCCAGCGTCAGGGTCATCTCGGTGTTTCCCGCGGTGGCGGCCACGGTGTGCTCCAGGACCTTCCGGACGGGGAACGGAAGGGAGGAGGCCTCGCCGATCACGCGCAGCCGGATCTTGTGCCGGAGGAGCAGGGAAAGCTCGCTGGCGAGGAACTCCTGCAGGAGGGTCATGAGCGCGAGGACCTCGGGCTCGGGGCGTCCCCAGTTCTCGAGCGAGAAGGCGTACAGGGTGAGACAGGGGATGTTCAGCTCCCGGGCGCACTCCACGACGGCGCGCACGGCGCGGACCCCCATCCGGTGACCCTCGACGCGCGGAAGCCCCCGCAGGTTCGCCCACCGGCCGTTGCCGTCCATGATGATGGCCACGTGCCGGGGCAGGGAGGGGAGGCCGCCTCCTCCGGAGGTCATCAGACCTCCAGGATCTCTTGTTCCTTCGACTTGAGGATCTCGTCGATCTTCTTCACGTGGGCGTCCGTCTCCTTCTGGATCCGCTCCTGCCCGCGCTTGACGACATCCTCGGAGATCTCCTTCTTCTTCTCCCGGTCCTTCAGCTTTTCGATCGCCTCGCGGCGGACATTGCGGACCGCCACGCGCGCGTCCTCGGCCATTTTCCGGACCACCTTGGCCAGTTCTCTGCGCCGTTCCTCCGTCAGGGGGGGGATCGGGATGCGGACCGTCTTCCCGTCGCTCGACGGGTTCAGCCCGAGGCCGCTTCCCTGGATCGCCTTCTCGATCGGCCCGATCATCTTCGTGTCCCAGGGGGTGACGGTGATCAGCCGGCTCTCCGGGACGGAAAGGGTCCCCACCTGCTGGAGCGGCGTGGGAGTGCCGTAGTAGTCCACCTTGACCCCGTCCAGCAGCGAGAAGGAGGCGCGCCCCGTGCGCACCTTCCCCAGCTCCTTCCGGAACGCATCGATGCTCCGCTCCATGCGGGCCGAGGTATCTTTCACCAGCGCTTCCATCACTTCCCTCCGTGGACCACGGTGCCGATCCTCTCGCCCAGCACCGCCTTCAGGATGTTCCCCTTCTTCGTAAGGTTGAACACGACGATGGGGAGGTCGTTGTCCATGCACAGGGAGATGGCCGTGGCGTCCATGACCTTGAGGTTCTTCCGGAGAACGTCGAGGTAGGTCAGGCGGGAGTACTTCTTCGCCTTCGGATCGAGCATCGGGTCGCGATCGTACACGCCGTCGACCTTCGTCGCCTTGAGGATGGCGTCGGCGTTGATCTCCATGGCACGCAGCGCCGCCGCGGTGTCCGTCGTGAAATAGGGATTCCCGGTCCCCGCCGCGAAGATGACCACCCGCCCCTTTTCCAGGTGGCGAAGGGCGCGGCGCCGGATGTACGGTTCGGCGATCGCGCGCATCTCGATCGCGCTCAGCACGCGGGTCGAGACGCCGGTCCGCTCGAGGACGCCCTGCAGGGCGAGGCTGTTGATGACCGTCGCCAGCATCCCCATGTAGTCCGCGGAGGCGCGGTCGATGCCGATGTCCCGGCTGGTGCCGATCCCCCGGAAGATGTTCCCTCCGCCGACGACGAGGGCCACCTGGACGCCGAGCCCGACGACTTCCCGGATCTCGGCCGACAGGCCGGTAAGGATCGCGTCGTCGATCCCGTACGACTTCTTCCCCATCAGGGCTTCCCCCGACAGTTTCAGCAGGATCCGGCGGTACGACGACTTCGCCACGATACCTCCGCGGTACGGCGGGGCGGATCGATCACCCCTGCCCGAGCTGCTTCGCCACCTCGGCGGCCAGGTCGTCCGACCGCTTCTCCATCCCCTCGCCCACCTGGAACCGGGCGAAGGCGCAGACCGCGATCGGGGCGCCGGCGGCCTTCCCCGCGTCCGCGAGGAGCTGCGAGACCTTCCGGTCCGGGTCCTTGATGAACGCCTGCTCGACGAGGCAGAAGTCTCCGAAATACTTCTGCAGCTTCCCGTCGGCGATCTTGTCCAGGATCTTGTCGGGTTTCCCCGACGCCTTGGCCTGGTCCCGGTAGATCGACTTCTCGTGCTCGATCACCGATGCGGGCACGTCGTTCCTGCTGACGTACGACGGGTTGGCGGCCGCCACCTGCATCGCGAGGTCCTTGGCCAGCGCCGCCACCGCGGCGTTCGACCGATCCGCGCCCGATACCGCCACGAGGACCCCGATCTTCCCCCCGGCGTGGATGTACGGGACGACGACGCCGGGCGTCCCCGCCGGAGGTTCGAGGCGCGCGAACCGGCGAAAGGAGATCTTCTCGCCGATCTTCGCGACCGCCGCCACCAGCTTCTCCCCGAGATGACCGCCGCCGGCCGCCGGCAGGAGCAGGGCTTCGTCGACGTCCCGGGGCGCCTTCGCGTTGACCAGGGCGGCGACCTCCTTCGCCAGCCCGACGAAGTCGTCGGTCCGGGCCACGAAGTCGGTCTCGCAGTTCACCTCTACCAGCGCCCCGGAGTTCCCCTCCACGTGGGCGCAGACGACCCCCTCGGAGGCGATCCGCGACGATTTCTTCGCGGCCGCCGCGAGGCCCTTCTTGCGGAGGTGGTCGATCGCCGCCTCCATCTCGCCGCCCGACGCCGTGAGCGCCGCCTTGCAATCCATCAGGCCCGCGCCGGTCTTCTCGCGGAGCTCCTTGACCATACCGGATGTGATCTGCATTCCCATGGATCTCCCTGGTCGTTCGGGCCGCTCGGGACCCGGAATTATTCCGCCGCGGCGGGGGCCTGCGCCGCCGGTGGAGCCTTCGGCGCGATGGAGACTTCCTCGTCTCCCTCGGTGGAGATGAGCGACACCGTTACCTCCGGCGCCTCCGCCTCCTTGTCGATGCGGGACGCGTTCTTTTCCGCGTAGGCCGCCTTCCCCTCGAGGATCGCGTCGGCCATCTTGGAGAGGAACAGCTTGATCGCCCGGATGGCGTCGTCGTTCCCGGGGATCACGACGTCGATCAGGTCGGGGTCGCAGTTCGTGTCCACGATGGCGACGATGGGGATCCCCAGCCGCCGGCCCTCGAGGATCGCGATCGTCTCCCGCGACGGGTCGACGACGAACATCGCGTCCGGCACGCGCCGGAGATCCCGGATGCCGCCGAGGGTCTTCTCGAGCTTGACCCGCTCCTTCTCGAGCTGGAGGACTTCCTTTTTCGGGAGCCGCTCGGCGGTGCCGTCGGTCCCGATCTCCGAAAGCTTCTGCAGCCGGTCGAGGCTCTTCCGGATCGTGGTGAAGTTGGTGAGCATCCCGCCCAGCCAGCGCTGGTTGACGTACGGCGTGCCGGCCCGACGGGCCTCCTCCTCCACCGCCTCCTGCGCCTGCTTCTTCGTGCCGACGAAGAGGACCGTCTTCCCCTCCGCCGCCATGCTCCGCACCGCCTCGTAGGCGGCCCGGAACATCTTCACCGTCTGCTGAAGGTCGATGATGTAGATCCCGTTGCGTGCGGTGAAGATGTACCGCTTCATCTTCGGGTTCCAACGCTTCGTCTGGTGCCCGAAGTGCACCCCCGCCTCCAGCAGTTGCTTCATCGAGATGACCGCGCTCTGTCCGTTCGCCATTCCTTTTCTTTCCTCCTTACGGTTCAGGGGTTGTTCCGCCGGGCGCTCCGCCCCTCCCCATTTACCCCGTCGATACGGGGCACCCCGGGGAGAGTCCCGCCCGTGGGTGATAATCTGCAGCCAAGCCTTGTATTTTTATCACAATCCCCCCTTGACGGCAACAGGGGGAGTCTTCCGCAGGGAATCGCTCTTTACGACCTGTACCCGGAGTTCAGTTTCACGTAATCGACGCTCAAATCCGAGAAATAGACGTAGTCGCTCCCCTTCCCCAGCCCCAGGTCGACGTCGATGGCATACGCCTCCGACCGGATCTTCGGCGCCGCGCGGCGCTCCGCGGCCGGATCGGGTCGCATCCCCCGCCGCAGCAGCGTTTCCCCGGCGAACCGCATCGATACCTTCATCGGGTCCACCGCGATCCCCGCCCGCCCGAGCACCGCGATCACCCGGCCCCAGTTCAGGTCGGCGCCGTAGACGGCGGTTTTCACCAGCGGGGAGGAGGCGGCCGCGCGGGCCGCCTTCGTTGCGTCCGCGGCGGTGCGCGCGCCGGTGACCGACAGCCGGACCACCCGGGTCGCCCCCTCGCCGTCGCGCACGATCATCAGGGCGAGGTCCAGCAGCAGCGACAGGAGCGCCGCCCGGAACGCGGCGAGGTCCTTCCCTTCCAGCGGAGGCAGGCCGCAGGCGCCGTTGGCGAAGAGGGCCGCGGTGTCGTTGGTGCTCGTGTCGCCGTCGACGATGATCCGGTTGAACGTCGCGTCGGCCGCCTCCCGCAGCAGGCGGCGGGCGTCGACGGGCGCGAGGGCCGCGTCGGTGAACGCGTAGGCGAGCATCGTTCCCATGTTCGGGGCGATCATCCCCGCGCCCTTGGCGATCGCGCCGATCGTGATGGTGCGCCCTCCCGCGCGGATCGTCCGGATACCCCGTTTCGGGAAGGCGTCCGTCGTGCAAATGGCCTCCCCGGCCCCGGCGATCCCCTTCGGGGAGAGGCGGGCGGCGAGGTCCGGCAGGGCCGCGACGATCTTTTCCACCGGCAAAGGCACGCCGATGACGCCGGTGGAGCCGACCAGGAGCGAATCGACCGGCAGGCCGAGGGCCGTTCCGGCCGCCCGGGACGTCTCGCGGACCGCCCGGATCCCGACGTCCCCGGTGCAGGCGTTCGCGTTGCCGCTGTTCACGACGATGCCGCGCAGCCGGGAGCGGGTGCGCAGCGCCTTTCCCCAGGCGACGGGGGCGGCGGCCACCTTGCTCCGGGTGAAGACGACGGCGGAAACGCACGGGCGGTCGCTGACCACCAGCGCGAGGTCCGGCTTCCCGGTCTTCTTGATCCCGCACGACGTCCCCGCTCCGCGGAACCCCGGAACCACGATCTCCTTCGGCACCTTCACCGTCTCACGCCCCCTGTCATGTTGCTGCCGGGCTCGCGGGGGGCTTCCACTCCGCTACGTCTCGTCGACCGTCCATGGTCTCCTCGACTGCGCCTCCGCTCGTTCCCGACATCCTTGTCTCCACTTCGCTCCAGACGCCGCTGCGTGGAACCCCCCGCTGCGCCCTTCGCAACATGCCGTTGATCGCCGATTCGGGAGGCGACGCAGAGCGGGATACCCCTTCCGAGCGGGCGTGAGTTTTCGCCGGAGCCATGGAGGGCGAGAGGCGAAAACGACCGCCAGCGCAGAACGCCAGGGATGGCGGGCGGAGCGGTAGCGAGGGAGGGAGTATCCCGCGGAGAAAGAGGCGCCTCAAAGTGTCTCGGCGATCGCACTACGCGCTCGCGCCGCAGCATTTCTTGTATTTCTTGCCGGATCCGCAGGGGCAGGGATCGTTCCTCCCGATCTTGACGCCCTGGCGGACCTGCGTGGTCTTCCCTGCGCTCTTTATGTCCCCGCGGGAAAGGGTGACCCGGGCCGGGCGCTTCGCCTCCACCCGCTGCTTCACTTCCGCCCCCTCCTCTTCGCGCTGCACCTTCACGTGGAACAGGCGCCGGAGGGACTCCTCCTTGATCCGCGAGATCAGGTCGGCGAAGAGGTCGAACCCTTCCCGCTGGTATTCCTTGAGCGGATCCTTCTGGGCGTACCCGCGCAGCCCGATCCCCTCCTTGAGATGATCCATCGACAGGAGGTGGTCCTTCCACAGCGCGTCCACGGTGGAGAGGAGGAACATCCGCTCGAGGTACCGGATCGCCTCGGCGCCGTACTCCGCCTCCTTCTTCGCGTAGAACGCCTCCGCCCCCGTCCGTACCCGTTCCTCGAGGTCGGACGGTTTCAGCGAGGCACGGTCCGCCTCCGGGATCTCGGGGCGGAACCCGAACTGCGCGTAGACGGCGGTGGAAAGCGCCTCGAAATCCCACTCCTCCGGGTGCGTCTTCTCGTCGGAGAACCTGCCGGCGAGATCCTCCGCGACCTCCCCGGTGAATTCGAGCACCATCTCCCGGAGGTCCTCGCTTCCCAGGACCTCCCGGCGCATGTCGTAGATCACGGTGCGCTGCTTGTTCATCACGTCGTCGTATTCGAGGAGGTGCTTCCGGATGTCGAAGTTGTGCCCCTCGACCTTCTTCTGGGCGTTCTCGACCGCACGGTTGATCAGCGGGTGCTCGATCGGCTCCCCCTCCTCCATCCCCAGCTTCTCCATGATCGGGGAGATCCGGTCGGAGCCGAAGATCCGGAGCAGGTCGTCCTCGAGCGAGAGGTAGAAGCGGGAGGAGCCCGGGTCCCCCTGCCGCCCCGCGCGGCCGCGCAGCTGGTTGTCCACCCGGCGGGACTCGTGGCGCTCCGTCCCGATGATGTGGAGCCCCCCCTTGTCGACGACCCCTTCCCCCAGCTTGATGTCGACGCCGCGGCCGGCCATGTTGGTGGCGATCGTCACCCTTCCGGCGTGTCCCGCCTCGGCGATGATCTGCGCCTCCTGCTCGTGGTGCTTGGCGTTCAGGACGTTGTGGGGGACGCCGTGGCGCGTGAGCAGGCCGGAGAGCCGCTCGGATTTCTCGATGGAGACGGTGCCCACCAGGACCGGCCGCCCCTCCTCGTGCAGCTCCGTGACCTCCTCGAGGACCGCCTGGAACTTCTCCTTCTCCGTCCGGTAGATCTGGTCGGAGAGGTCCTTGCGGACCATCGGCTGGTTCGTCGGCACGATGGTCACGGCGAGCTTGTAGATCTGCTGGAACTCCGCCGCCTCGGTGTCGGCCGTGCCGGTCATGCCGGCAAGCTTGTCGAACATGCGGAAGTAGTTCTGGAAGGTGATGGTCGCCAGGGTCTGGTTCTCGTTCTCGATCTTGACCCCTTCCTTGGCCTCCACCGCCTGGTGGAGACCGTCGGACCAGCGCCGCCCGGGCATGAGCCGCCCCGTGAACTCGTCGACGATGACGACCTCGCCGTCCTTCACCATGTAGTCCACGTCCCGGTGGAAGAGGATGTGGGCCTTGAGCGCCTGGTTCACATGGTGGAGCACCTCGATGTTTGCGGGATCGTAGAGGTTGTCCACCGACAGGAGGCGTTCGAGCTTGGGGATCCCCGAGTCCTCGGTGAGGAGGACCTGGCGGGCCTTCTCGTCGACCGTGTAGTCGGCGTCCTTCTTGAGGAACGGGACGACGGAGTTGACCCGCGTGTAGAAGGAGGTGGACTCTTCCGCCGGGCCGGAGATGATGAGCGGCGTCCGGGCCTCGTCGATCAGGATCGAGTCGACCTCGTCCACGATCGCGTAATGGAGGTCCCGCTGGACCATGTCCTCGATGCGGAATTTCATGTTGTCCCGCAGGTAGTCGAAGCCGTACTCGTTGTTCGTCCCGTAGGTGATGTCGCACCGGTAGGAGGCCTGGCGCTCCGTGTCGTCCATCCCGTGCACGATGACGCCCACGGACATCCCGAGGGCGCGATAGAGCCGTCCCATCCAGTCCGCGTCGCGGCGGGCCAGGTAGTCGTTGACCGTCACGAGGTGGACGCCGCGCC
The genomic region above belongs to bacterium and contains:
- a CDS encoding phosphatidate cytidylyltransferase, with amino-acid sequence MLGKRIATAAVLIPLLVASILLSVGRRWGWPFLLFCGVSVALCANEWLRMFFGGVRDRASGVLLAVLVFLAVALLPGFLGVPALLAYVLLSVFHALPGNATPAEKTRTAAMLSLAAVYVGGLMAMYPRTLLLPHGEHWVLMGVVAVSIGDTLAYFTGKAVGRTKLAPAISPNKTVEGAVGGLLGSVAGAALYAHGFLPEVPAWYAAAAGGAVGIFGQGGDLFESLLKRAAGVKDSGTIFPGHGGILDRADGVLAAGPVLHLFAAMSYLSRWGA
- a CDS encoding isoprenyl transferase; translation: MTSGGGGLPSLPRHVAIIMDGNGRWANLRGLPRVEGHRMGVRAVRAVVECARELNIPCLTLYAFSLENWGRPEPEVLALMTLLQEFLASELSLLLRHKIRLRVIGEASSLPFPVRKVLEHTVAATAGNTEMTLTLGLSYAGRNEIVRAARRLAAEAAEGKIVPGEITEEMFSSRLDTAGIPDPDLVIRTSGELRISNFLLWQSAYAEFAFMDVLWPDFGKVEFLQALDEYSRRHRRFGLTGEQAAKTPGK
- the frr gene encoding ribosome recycling factor, whose amino-acid sequence is MEALVKDTSARMERSIDAFRKELGKVRTGRASFSLLDGVKVDYYGTPTPLQQVGTLSVPESRLITVTPWDTKMIGPIEKAIQGSGLGLNPSSDGKTVRIPIPPLTEERRRELAKVVRKMAEDARVAVRNVRREAIEKLKDREKKKEISEDVVKRGQERIQKETDAHVKKIDEILKSKEQEILEV
- the pyrH gene encoding UMP kinase, encoding MAKSSYRRILLKLSGEALMGKKSYGIDDAILTGLSAEIREVVGLGVQVALVVGGGNIFRGIGTSRDIGIDRASADYMGMLATVINSLALQGVLERTGVSTRVLSAIEMRAIAEPYIRRRALRHLEKGRVVIFAAGTGNPYFTTDTAAALRAMEINADAILKATKVDGVYDRDPMLDPKAKKYSRLTYLDVLRKNLKVMDATAISLCMDNDLPIVVFNLTKKGNILKAVLGERIGTVVHGGK
- the tsf gene encoding translation elongation factor Ts — encoded protein: MQITSGMVKELREKTGAGLMDCKAALTASGGEMEAAIDHLRKKGLAAAAKKSSRIASEGVVCAHVEGNSGALVEVNCETDFVARTDDFVGLAKEVAALVNAKAPRDVDEALLLPAAGGGHLGEKLVAAVAKIGEKISFRRFARLEPPAGTPGVVVPYIHAGGKIGVLVAVSGADRSNAAVAALAKDLAMQVAAANPSYVSRNDVPASVIEHEKSIYRDQAKASGKPDKILDKIADGKLQKYFGDFCLVEQAFIKDPDRKVSQLLADAGKAAGAPIAVCAFARFQVGEGMEKRSDDLAAEVAKQLGQG
- the rpsB gene encoding 30S ribosomal protein S2; its protein translation is MANGQSAVISMKQLLEAGVHFGHQTKRWNPKMKRYIFTARNGIYIIDLQQTVKMFRAAYEAVRSMAAEGKTVLFVGTKKQAQEAVEEEARRAGTPYVNQRWLGGMLTNFTTIRKSLDRLQKLSEIGTDGTAERLPKKEVLQLEKERVKLEKTLGGIRDLRRVPDAMFVVDPSRETIAILEGRRLGIPIVAIVDTNCDPDLIDVVIPGNDDAIRAIKLFLSKMADAILEGKAAYAEKNASRIDKEAEAPEVTVSLISTEGDEEVSIAPKAPPAAQAPAAAE
- the argJ gene encoding bifunctional glutamate N-acetyltransferase/amino-acid acetyltransferase ArgJ gives rise to the protein MKVPKEIVVPGFRGAGTSCGIKKTGKPDLALVVSDRPCVSAVVFTRSKVAAAPVAWGKALRTRSRLRGIVVNSGNANACTGDVGIRAVRETSRAAGTALGLPVDSLLVGSTGVIGVPLPVEKIVAALPDLAARLSPKGIAGAGEAICTTDAFPKRGIRTIRAGGRTITIGAIAKGAGMIAPNMGTMLAYAFTDAALAPVDARRLLREAADATFNRIIVDGDTSTNDTAALFANGACGLPPLEGKDLAAFRAALLSLLLDLALMIVRDGEGATRVVRLSVTGARTAADATKAARAAASSPLVKTAVYGADLNWGRVIAVLGRAGIAVDPMKVSMRFAGETLLRRGMRPDPAAERRAAPKIRSEAYAIDVDLGLGKGSDYVYFSDLSVDYVKLNSGYRS
- the secA gene encoding preprotein translocase subunit SecA, with the protein product MFDKLLKKVFGTQNERILDRIRPIVDRVNALESAVSPLSDDRLAAKIADFRQRVANGESLDDLLPETFAVVREAGKRILEMRHFDVQLMGGVILHEGRIAEMRTGEGKTLVATLPIVLNALTGRGVHLVTVNDYLARRDADWMGRLYRALGMSVGVIVHGMDDTERQASYRCDITYGTNNEYGFDYLRDNMKFRIEDMVQRDLHYAIVDEVDSILIDEARTPLIISGPAEESTSFYTRVNSVVPFLKKDADYTVDEKARQVLLTEDSGIPKLERLLSVDNLYDPANIEVLHHVNQALKAHILFHRDVDYMVKDGEVVIVDEFTGRLMPGRRWSDGLHQAVEAKEGVKIENENQTLATITFQNYFRMFDKLAGMTGTADTEAAEFQQIYKLAVTIVPTNQPMVRKDLSDQIYRTEKEKFQAVLEEVTELHEEGRPVLVGTVSIEKSERLSGLLTRHGVPHNVLNAKHHEQEAQIIAEAGHAGRVTIATNMAGRGVDIKLGEGVVDKGGLHIIGTERHESRRVDNQLRGRAGRQGDPGSSRFYLSLEDDLLRIFGSDRISPIMEKLGMEEGEPIEHPLINRAVENAQKKVEGHNFDIRKHLLEYDDVMNKQRTVIYDMRREVLGSEDLREMVLEFTGEVAEDLAGRFSDEKTHPEEWDFEALSTAVYAQFGFRPEIPEADRASLKPSDLEERVRTGAEAFYAKKEAEYGAEAIRYLERMFLLSTVDALWKDHLLSMDHLKEGIGLRGYAQKDPLKEYQREGFDLFADLISRIKEESLRRLFHVKVQREEEGAEVKQRVEAKRPARVTLSRGDIKSAGKTTQVRQGVKIGRNDPCPCGSGKKYKKCCGASA